In one Platichthys flesus chromosome 3, fPlaFle2.1, whole genome shotgun sequence genomic region, the following are encoded:
- the sub1b gene encoding SUB1 regulator of transcription b encodes MPKSKEVLSSTSGSDSDSEVETKAKRKKPSVQEKPAMKPKSGESSKPGGSSKASNSDDNMFQIGKMRYVSVRDFKGKVLIDIREYWMNQDGEMKPGKKGISLNPEQWNQLKDQISEIDDAIKRI; translated from the exons ATGCCTAAATCAAAGGAAGTGCTCTCTTCCACATCTGGAAGTGACTCTGACAGTGAAGTTGAGACCAAG GCAAAGAGAAAGAAGCCAAGTGTACAGGAGAAACCAGCCATGAAACCAAAGAGCGGAGAGAGCTCCAAGCCTGGGGGATCATCCAAGGCCAGTAATAGTGATGACAACATGTTCCAG ATTGGAAAGATGAGATACGTCAGTGTGAGGGACTTCAAAGGTAAAGTCCTGATTGACATCAGAGAGTACTGGATGAACCAAGATGGGGAAATGAAGCCGGGGAAGAAAG GCATCTCCCTGAATCCTGAACAATGGAACCAGCTGAAGGACCAGATATCAGAAATTGATGATGCCATTAAGAGAATATAA